In Candidatus Bathyarchaeia archaeon, one DNA window encodes the following:
- a CDS encoding CorA family divalent cation transporter produces MQVYGLKAQKFHTNNIRSLEELEKLHEKFDWLWVDCPEPTPEELNIIAQFTKVDLKSLEAIKSGKTFPHHRRYDSYTLLSISFATMEKGELKTFPIYIIISQKAIFTLRTKESSPPVEYAIQALKDSTLEVENLEPSSILCEVLRENTNRNLDVVMALREVIEKLEEKAMAKPSKTVMSEVFTLRKQIATFYRILWNEQQIVGGLKNGLIPNIKLCERSILSLEDTMNNISRELEFLTSYDNALDGVLRLQDLSMIHRVERTLVYLTIITVIMNLILILLEMGGPRG; encoded by the coding sequence ATGCAGGTTTATGGTTTAAAGGCTCAAAAATTCCACACAAACAACATTCGCTCCCTCGAAGAATTAGAGAAACTCCATGAAAAATTTGACTGGTTATGGGTGGACTGCCCAGAACCCACACCTGAAGAACTGAATATAATCGCCCAGTTCACTAAGGTTGACCTAAAAAGTCTAGAAGCAATAAAAAGCGGAAAAACTTTTCCCCATCATAGAAGGTATGACAGCTACACGCTCCTTTCAATATCATTTGCCACCATGGAGAAAGGCGAACTAAAAACTTTCCCAATATACATTATCATCAGCCAAAAAGCCATTTTCACTTTAAGAACCAAGGAATCCTCTCCACCAGTTGAATACGCCATCCAAGCGCTAAAGGATTCCACATTGGAAGTTGAAAATCTCGAACCATCCTCGATTCTATGCGAGGTGCTACGGGAAAACACGAACAGAAACCTAGACGTAGTGATGGCGCTAAGAGAGGTCATCGAAAAACTGGAGGAAAAAGCCATGGCAAAGCCATCCAAAACAGTGATGAGCGAAGTCTTCACGCTTAGAAAGCAAATAGCCACCTTCTACCGTATCCTCTGGAACGAGCAACAGATAGTTGGCGGCTTAAAAAACGGTTTAATCCCAAACATCAAACTATGCGAAAGATCCATCCTAAGCCTAGAAGACACCATGAACAACATATCAAGAGAACTTGAATTCCTAACATCATACGACAACGCCCTTGACGGGGTTCTCAGACTCCAAGACCTAAGCATGATCCACAGAGTGGAAAGAACGCTAGTCTACCTAACAATAATCACCGTAATAATGAACCTCATATTGATACTACTCGAAATGGGCGGGCCAAGAGGATAA
- the thsB gene encoding thermosome subunit beta: protein MAYLTTTASGQPVLILKEGTARSRGREAQRNNIMAARIIGEVLKTTLGPRGMDKMLIDSLGDITITNDGAAILDEIEVEHPAAKMMVEVAKTQDDMVGDGTTTAVVLASELLRKAEELLDQNIHPTIIVSGYRKAAQKAIEVVNRIAKPVDIEDRETLRKVALTSMASKAVGPAKEHLAEIAIDAVKQIVEQRGDRRIADIDNIQIIKKTGKGLFESQLVKGVIIDKEVVHPGMPKRVENAKIALLDCPLEIEKTEFSAEIRIRDPSQMKAFLDQETKMLKEMVDKIKAAGANVVFCQKGIDDMAQHFLAKEGILAARRVKQSDMEKLARATGGRIVTDLDDLTPQDLGTAGPVEERKIGEDKMIFVEDCKNPRSVAILIRAGLERMVDEAERAMTDALSVVSDVIENGKVVAGGGAIETEIAKELRDYAAKVGGREQLAIEAFADAIEIIPRTLAENAGLEPIDIIVELRAAHEKTDGHFMGVNVFTGKIENMYDNGVIEPAIVKEQAIKSATEAASMILRIDDVIAAAKPKEEKEKEKKPGETESEEF, encoded by the coding sequence ATGGCTTACTTAACAACAACAGCCTCTGGACAGCCAGTGCTAATCCTCAAAGAGGGAACAGCCCGAAGCCGTGGAAGGGAAGCCCAAAGAAACAACATTATGGCAGCCCGCATCATAGGCGAAGTTCTAAAAACAACCCTTGGACCCCGTGGAATGGACAAAATGCTCATCGACAGTCTAGGCGACATAACCATAACCAACGACGGCGCCGCCATCCTAGACGAGATAGAAGTAGAGCATCCAGCAGCTAAAATGATGGTAGAAGTGGCTAAAACCCAAGACGACATGGTGGGCGACGGGACAACAACAGCCGTCGTCCTCGCCAGCGAACTTCTGAGAAAGGCTGAGGAACTCCTAGACCAGAACATACACCCAACAATAATCGTCAGCGGCTATCGAAAAGCAGCCCAAAAAGCCATAGAAGTCGTAAACCGCATAGCCAAACCCGTCGACATCGAAGACAGAGAAACCCTCCGCAAAGTGGCGCTCACATCCATGGCAAGCAAAGCCGTAGGCCCAGCCAAAGAACACTTAGCCGAAATAGCCATAGACGCCGTAAAACAAATAGTCGAGCAAAGAGGTGACAGACGAATCGCCGACATAGACAACATCCAAATAATAAAGAAAACGGGCAAAGGCCTCTTTGAATCCCAACTCGTGAAAGGCGTAATCATCGACAAAGAAGTTGTCCACCCGGGGATGCCAAAAAGAGTTGAAAACGCGAAAATCGCACTACTAGACTGCCCGCTGGAAATAGAGAAAACAGAGTTCAGCGCTGAAATCCGCATCCGCGACCCATCCCAAATGAAGGCCTTCCTAGACCAAGAAACTAAAATGCTGAAGGAGATGGTTGACAAGATCAAGGCGGCAGGCGCCAACGTCGTGTTCTGCCAGAAAGGCATAGACGACATGGCCCAGCACTTCCTAGCAAAGGAAGGCATACTAGCCGCCAGGAGAGTTAAACAATCGGACATGGAAAAACTCGCAAGGGCAACCGGCGGGAGAATAGTCACGGATCTTGACGATCTAACACCCCAAGACCTAGGCACAGCTGGCCCAGTGGAGGAACGCAAAATCGGCGAAGACAAGATGATATTCGTCGAAGACTGCAAGAACCCCCGTTCAGTTGCCATACTCATAAGGGCTGGCCTCGAAAGAATGGTGGATGAAGCAGAACGCGCCATGACCGATGCTCTTTCAGTAGTTTCAGATGTAATAGAAAACGGCAAAGTCGTGGCGGGTGGAGGTGCCATCGAAACCGAAATTGCTAAGGAACTCAGAGACTACGCCGCTAAAGTCGGTGGAAGAGAACAACTAGCCATCGAAGCCTTCGCAGACGCCATAGAAATAATCCCAAGAACCCTAGCCGAAAACGCTGGATTAGAGCCAATAGACATAATAGTTGAGCTCAGAGCAGCCCACGAGAAAACAGACGGCCACTTCATGGGCGTAAACGTCTTCACAGGGAAAATCGAAAACATGTATGACAACGGCGTCATCGAGCCAGCCATCGTTAAAGAACAAGCCATCAAATCTGCAACAGAAGCCGCGTCCATGATCCTACGTATAGACGACGTCATAGCAGCGGCAAAGCCAAAGGAAGAAAAGGAGAAAGAGAAGAAGCCAGGCGAAACTGAAAGTGAGGAATTCTAA
- a CDS encoding radical SAM protein, with translation MGKCQVCGEASPLISGKLGVCLNCVRRKPEQALEVAKAAHARSRAVYGLPPEPPRDEGGLPCGVCANNCVIGVGGSGYCGLVWNVGGRLVRFGGTPEQGVLEWYYDGLPTNCVSWWFCPGCTGNGYPKYAYKPEPEYGYYNLAVFYGACSYDCLFCQNWHYRNLSAKHKPVMSAEALARKAFDQKVSCICYFGGDPSPQMPHSLETSRIALEKAEEEKRILRVCWETNGYMNPKLAREAAELAIKSGGNIKFDLKAWSEPLALALCGVSNKPALENFRLIGKKYYAKRPELPVLTASTLLVPGYVDAYEVEQIAQFISRISPEIPYTLLAFYPCYVMDDLPTTSRKQALECKEAAEKHLRNVRIGNVHLLS, from the coding sequence ATGGGAAAATGCCAAGTTTGTGGTGAAGCTTCGCCTTTAATTTCCGGGAAGCTCGGCGTTTGCCTAAACTGTGTTAGGCGGAAGCCCGAGCAAGCTCTTGAGGTTGCGAAGGCGGCGCATGCCAGAAGTCGTGCTGTCTATGGTTTGCCGCCTGAGCCACCCCGGGATGAGGGCGGATTGCCCTGCGGTGTCTGCGCCAATAACTGCGTCATTGGGGTTGGCGGCAGCGGTTATTGCGGGCTTGTCTGGAATGTTGGCGGTCGGCTTGTGCGTTTCGGCGGCACCCCAGAGCAAGGCGTTCTGGAATGGTATTATGATGGATTGCCAACCAACTGTGTTAGCTGGTGGTTTTGTCCAGGGTGCACCGGAAACGGCTATCCAAAATACGCCTACAAGCCCGAGCCAGAGTACGGCTACTATAACTTGGCTGTTTTTTATGGTGCATGCAGCTACGACTGCCTCTTCTGCCAGAACTGGCATTACCGCAACCTATCCGCTAAACACAAGCCAGTCATGAGCGCCGAAGCCCTAGCCAGAAAAGCCTTCGACCAAAAGGTTTCATGTATATGCTATTTCGGAGGAGACCCATCGCCCCAAATGCCCCACTCGCTGGAGACAAGCCGCATAGCTTTGGAAAAAGCTGAGGAGGAAAAGCGGATACTTCGGGTTTGCTGGGAAACCAACGGCTACATGAACCCAAAACTGGCGAGAGAGGCGGCGGAACTAGCCATAAAAAGTGGGGGCAACATTAAATTTGACTTGAAGGCATGGAGCGAACCACTCGCCCTAGCCCTCTGCGGAGTCTCCAACAAACCCGCCCTCGAAAACTTTCGGCTGATAGGCAAAAAATACTATGCGAAGCGTCCAGAACTGCCGGTTCTAACGGCAAGCACGCTGCTAGTGCCTGGGTACGTGGACGCATACGAGGTTGAACAAATAGCCCAATTCATAAGCCGAATAAGCCCAGAAATCCCCTACACGCTCTTGGCGTTTTACCCATGCTATGTTATGGATGATCTGCCAACAACAAGCCGAAAACAAGCACTGGAATGTAAAGAGGCAGCGGAGAAACATCTAAGAAACGTGAGAATTGGAAATGTCCATCTACTATCATAG
- a CDS encoding manganese efflux pump MntP family protein, translated as MDAATILAIAFSLALDAFSVSIAYGMCMEKNGKNTAIKMASSFGAFQTLMPALGWITGEKMLDIIAGFDHWIAFGLLLLIGCKMIYEAVKQEATEKAKPLTAHVLLALSIATSIDALAVGLSFALLEVPIATPVIITGAVTFTLSLAGAILGDKLRKIHISKIGILGGLILIAIGTRILMEHLTLG; from the coding sequence TTGGATGCAGCAACAATCCTCGCGATAGCCTTCAGCCTCGCTTTAGACGCCTTCAGCGTCTCCATAGCCTACGGAATGTGCATGGAAAAAAACGGCAAAAACACCGCCATTAAAATGGCTTCATCCTTCGGAGCTTTCCAGACGCTCATGCCAGCGCTTGGCTGGATAACCGGCGAAAAAATGCTGGACATAATAGCCGGATTTGATCACTGGATCGCCTTTGGGCTGCTGCTTCTAATCGGATGTAAAATGATCTACGAGGCGGTTAAGCAAGAAGCCACCGAAAAGGCGAAGCCGCTAACAGCCCATGTACTCTTAGCCCTCTCAATAGCCACGAGCATAGACGCATTAGCGGTGGGCTTAAGCTTTGCCCTCCTAGAAGTGCCAATAGCCACACCAGTAATAATAACGGGAGCAGTAACCTTTACACTCTCACTGGCGGGCGCCATTCTCGGCGACAAGCTACGGAAAATACACATAAGCAAAATTGGGATCCTAGGCGGGCTGATCTTGATAGCCATCGGAACCAGAATCCTCATGGAACACTTAACGTTAGGTTAG
- a CDS encoding ubiquitin-like small modifier protein 1 gives MRVSVRFFTTLREVTGKREETLEFPDGEHITLAKVLGRLAERYGKAFIDYVYDSKTGEVKGYLQFLINGRSASTLKGLETELADGDVLAIIPPVGGG, from the coding sequence GTGCGGGTTTCAGTGCGCTTCTTCACCACGCTGCGGGAGGTAACCGGCAAAAGGGAGGAAACCTTAGAGTTTCCAGACGGCGAGCACATTACCCTAGCGAAGGTTCTGGGAAGGTTGGCTGAACGCTATGGGAAGGCTTTCATAGATTACGTTTATGACAGCAAAACCGGTGAGGTTAAGGGTTATCTCCAATTTCTAATTAATGGGCGAAGTGCTTCAACCCTTAAGGGGCTTGAAACCGAACTTGCCGACGGCGACGTCTTAGCAATCATACCACCAGTGGGCGGCGGCTAA